One Oncorhynchus masou masou isolate Uvic2021 chromosome 18, UVic_Omas_1.1, whole genome shotgun sequence DNA window includes the following coding sequences:
- the LOC135503760 gene encoding ankyrin repeat domain-containing protein 1-like yields MDPATAENVTAKKCEPGEAEYSEGEYETSVNQEKQDDLRSHKDSLANTDVPLNLNVDKSGHLRLETIDDLQNILQLRKSRKRARRVQVRKPPPPPETVPYYVNEEDFFKACEENKLPLIERYLEKSGDINACDNFRRTGLHRACTQGHVDVVKRLLEAGASIEYKDKLDATAVHSACRGGSTSVLELLLNKDGSFSARDKLRSTPLHVAVRTGHYECAEQLVHCGADVNAKDREGDTPMHDAVRLNRFKIIQLLLLHGANPKLKNCVGKSALDSALEWQSGAKSILSNFKDDAKTPVK; encoded by the exons ATGGATCCTGCCACTGCagaaaat GTTACCGCCAAAAAATGCGAGCCTGGAGAAGCGGAGTATTCAGAGGGAGAATACGAGACATCAGTTAACCAGGAGAAACAAGATGACCTGCGTTCTCACAAGGACAGCCTGGCTAACACGGATGTCCCCTTGAATTTAAAT GTAGACAAATCTGGACATCTGAGGTTAGAGACAATTGATGACCTCCAGAATATTCTGCAACTGAGGAAGtcaagaaagagagcgagaagagtACAAGTTCGCAAGCCACCACCCCCACCAGAGACTGTG CCTTATTATGTGAATGAGGAAGATTTCTTCAAGGCCTGCGAGGAGAACAAACTGCCATTGATCGAAAGGTATCTGGAAAAATCAGGAGATATCAACGCTTGTGACAAT TTCAGACGCACAGGCCTGCACAGAGCTTGCACACAGGGACACGTGGATGTTGTGAAGAGGCTACTGGAGGCTGGAGCTTCAATTGAGTACAAAGACAAG CTGGATGCTACTGCTGTCCACTCTGCCTGCCGAGGAGGAAGCACGTCTGTGTTAGAACTACTGCTCAACAAAGACGGCAGCTTCTCTGCCAGGGATAAG CTCCGCAGCACTCCCCTTCATGTTGCAGTGAGAACCGGTCACTATGAATGTGCTGAACAACTAGTCCACTGTGGAGCTGACGTCAATGCCAAAGACAGG GAAGGAGACACTCCCATGCACGACGCAGTGAGACTGAACAGATTCAAAATCATCCAACTACTCCTGCTTCATGGAGCCAATCCAAAACTCAAGAATTGT GTGGGAAAGTCAGCATTGGATAGCGCTCTGGAGTGGCAGAGTGGGGCTAAATCGATTCTCAGCAACTTCAAGGATGATGCAAAAACTCCTGTCAAGTAA